One genomic region from Jiangella sp. DSM 45060 encodes:
- a CDS encoding ThuA domain-containing protein — protein MLRLGLAAALAATALTGGGLATAAVEPTAESFDALVFSRVTNFYHDSIPAGQAAIEQLGAENGFNVTISDDPANFTDETLAQYEVVIFNNTNSTPQAGDLLNAEQRAAFERYIQGGGGYVGIHSASGTERDWDWYGELVGAFFLSHPAVQELEVEVDDEVHPSTAGLPQEWIRTEEPYDFVTNPRGDVHVLASYDSTSYSGHRMGADHPISWCQNFEGGRSWYTGMGHAPSAFTDEPLFLQHLLGGIQWAAGVVDGDCGATSEHNFEKIQLDGNTDDPLAMDIDDTGRVFYVQRGGDVKVYDPASARTELAARFDVLVEHTHGMHGIVLDPDFATNHWLYLYYSPADEPNTVVARFTYDEATGTVDPGSRVTIFELPSQREVNAHEGGGMDFDTDGNLYVATGDNSSPCCGGYGATDERPGFEYNDAQRSSANTNDLRGKVLRVHPEDDGTYTIPDGNLFPPGTANTRPEIYVMGLRNPYRIHVDHETGWLYWGDVGPDARVDSPTRGTRGYDEWNQARTAGNFGWPHCVGANQAYNDHDFATGESGPLYDCAGGPVNDSPNNTGLTQLPPAQPAWLPYQYDLTPEYPELGTGGRLAIGGPTYHYDEGNPSEAKFPEYYDDTVFIAEWTRNAIFEVQLDEDGQPAIMNRFLPGVEFLRPIDLQFGPDGSLYVIEWGSNYGGSGRGDPNTDSGIYKINYAEPGERSPVARASADPTSGQPPLAVQFSSEGSGDPDEHEITYAWDFDSDGAVDSTEANPSHTYTTNGDYTAQLVVTDPTGRTGVANVPISVGNTRPDVELVEPLDGQVFDFGEPVPFEVRVDDAEDGVSGGGVACDDIVTQPALGHDQHGHPLEQYTGCSGEIQAIVDDGHSEVDNIFYIVDSTYTDRGGAGVSPLTGGDSAILQPRHKQAEHWTSAGDVVLYDTQEGTGNRMVGQIGHGDFLSYEPVNLRGVNRLALRYASSGTGGTVTVRLDAVDGPAIGSARLEPTGDSYAFESVSIPVEDPGRSHELFLVFTNEPGDDYLVNVDAFEFGHTLLDGVRAARAAVRSLSAAAAEHAAALTPEQAAYLESAAGRIDGELAAAMDTATDDPDFARALDRALIFVDQTRQWVPEQALPDAVAAALLAPLETAAAALEGVIGTVDGLSAALTGGEVTAGETLRVTATLTNDGASAVRAAAVELAVPDGWQAAATGPTSASSLAAGATLTGSWDVTVPADATPGEVTLSGSAGYAHVGRERVTLPLSASVTVRPAVSADGVTVAAPLFSGRSSVAAVTVTNHRSAAAASVTATVSVPAGWTAGSVTAAVEPGATATLEVPVTAPAGGVVAGPLAEAVLTATVTAPGTVVGGAPTARTYAVPHGDDLALALDGGSDTSPVLESYARLAPSHAWDAARGYGWVTGAPLQRDRGHPDPLRRDFVLDNRGPGVLRVALPPGPHTVSLLTGDPDFSTSGFVVEADGAVVVPARATLPTGSYAWEQFTLDGGAEGRTVDLRLSSPTGNYWRILALLVDGA, from the coding sequence ATGCTGAGACTAGGACTGGCCGCCGCGCTGGCGGCCACGGCGCTCACCGGCGGCGGTCTCGCGACCGCGGCCGTCGAGCCGACGGCGGAAAGCTTCGACGCGCTGGTCTTCTCGCGCGTCACGAACTTCTACCACGACTCCATCCCCGCTGGTCAGGCCGCTATCGAGCAGCTCGGCGCGGAGAACGGGTTCAACGTCACCATCTCCGACGACCCGGCGAACTTCACCGACGAGACGCTGGCGCAGTACGAGGTCGTGATCTTCAACAACACCAACTCCACGCCGCAGGCCGGCGACCTGCTGAACGCGGAGCAGCGGGCCGCGTTCGAGCGCTACATCCAGGGCGGCGGCGGCTACGTCGGCATCCACTCCGCGTCGGGCACCGAGCGCGACTGGGACTGGTACGGCGAGCTGGTCGGCGCGTTCTTCCTCAGCCACCCGGCGGTCCAGGAGCTGGAGGTCGAGGTGGACGACGAGGTGCACCCGTCGACCGCCGGGCTGCCGCAGGAGTGGATCCGCACCGAGGAGCCGTACGACTTCGTCACCAACCCGCGCGGCGACGTCCACGTGCTGGCCAGCTACGACTCGACGTCCTACAGCGGGCACCGGATGGGCGCGGACCACCCGATCAGCTGGTGCCAGAACTTCGAGGGCGGCCGGTCCTGGTACACCGGGATGGGCCACGCGCCGTCGGCGTTCACCGACGAGCCGCTGTTCCTGCAGCACCTGCTCGGCGGCATCCAGTGGGCGGCCGGGGTGGTGGACGGCGACTGCGGCGCGACGTCGGAGCACAACTTCGAGAAGATCCAGCTCGACGGCAACACCGACGACCCGCTGGCGATGGACATCGACGACACCGGCCGGGTCTTCTACGTGCAGCGCGGCGGCGACGTCAAGGTGTACGACCCGGCGTCGGCGCGGACGGAGCTGGCGGCGCGGTTCGACGTGCTGGTCGAGCACACGCACGGCATGCACGGCATCGTGCTGGACCCGGACTTCGCCACGAACCACTGGCTCTACCTGTACTACTCCCCCGCGGACGAACCGAACACCGTCGTCGCGCGGTTCACCTATGACGAGGCCACCGGCACCGTCGACCCCGGGTCGCGGGTGACGATCTTCGAGCTGCCGTCGCAGCGCGAGGTCAACGCGCACGAGGGCGGCGGCATGGACTTCGACACCGACGGCAACCTGTACGTCGCGACCGGCGACAACTCCTCGCCCTGCTGCGGCGGCTACGGCGCCACCGACGAGCGGCCCGGGTTCGAGTACAACGACGCGCAGCGCTCGTCGGCCAACACCAACGACCTGCGCGGCAAGGTGCTGCGCGTGCACCCCGAGGACGACGGCACGTACACGATCCCGGACGGCAACCTGTTCCCGCCCGGGACCGCGAACACCCGGCCGGAGATCTACGTGATGGGGCTGCGCAACCCGTACCGCATCCACGTCGACCACGAGACCGGCTGGCTGTACTGGGGCGACGTCGGACCGGACGCCCGCGTCGACAGCCCGACACGCGGCACCCGCGGCTACGACGAGTGGAACCAGGCCCGCACGGCCGGCAACTTCGGCTGGCCGCACTGCGTCGGCGCCAACCAGGCGTACAACGACCACGACTTCGCCACCGGCGAGTCGGGCCCGCTGTACGACTGCGCCGGCGGCCCGGTCAACGACTCGCCGAACAACACCGGGCTGACGCAGCTGCCGCCGGCCCAGCCGGCCTGGCTGCCGTACCAGTACGACCTCACGCCGGAGTACCCGGAGCTGGGCACCGGCGGGCGGCTGGCGATCGGCGGCCCGACGTACCACTACGACGAGGGCAACCCGTCGGAGGCGAAGTTCCCGGAGTACTACGACGACACCGTCTTCATCGCCGAGTGGACCCGCAACGCGATCTTCGAGGTGCAGCTGGACGAGGACGGGCAGCCGGCGATCATGAACCGGTTCCTGCCCGGCGTCGAGTTCCTGCGCCCGATCGACCTGCAGTTCGGCCCGGACGGCTCGCTGTACGTCATCGAGTGGGGCTCGAACTACGGCGGCTCCGGCCGCGGCGACCCGAACACCGACTCCGGCATCTACAAGATCAACTATGCCGAGCCGGGCGAGCGGTCACCGGTCGCGCGGGCGTCGGCCGACCCCACCTCCGGGCAGCCGCCGCTGGCCGTCCAGTTCAGCAGCGAGGGCTCCGGCGACCCGGACGAGCACGAGATCACGTACGCGTGGGACTTCGACTCCGACGGCGCCGTCGACTCGACCGAGGCGAACCCGTCGCACACGTACACGACGAACGGCGACTACACCGCACAGCTGGTCGTCACCGACCCGACCGGCCGCACCGGGGTGGCGAACGTCCCGATCAGCGTCGGCAACACCCGCCCGGACGTCGAGTTGGTCGAGCCGCTGGACGGGCAGGTCTTCGACTTCGGCGAGCCGGTGCCGTTCGAGGTGCGGGTCGACGACGCCGAGGACGGCGTCAGCGGCGGCGGTGTGGCCTGCGACGACATCGTCACGCAGCCCGCGCTCGGCCACGACCAGCACGGACACCCGCTGGAGCAGTACACCGGCTGCAGCGGCGAGATCCAGGCGATCGTCGACGACGGGCACTCCGAGGTCGACAACATCTTCTACATCGTCGACTCCACGTACACCGACCGCGGCGGCGCCGGCGTCTCCCCGCTGACCGGCGGCGACTCGGCGATCCTGCAGCCGCGGCACAAGCAGGCCGAGCACTGGACGTCGGCCGGCGACGTCGTCCTGTACGACACGCAGGAGGGCACCGGGAACCGCATGGTCGGCCAGATCGGCCACGGCGACTTCCTCTCCTACGAGCCGGTGAACCTGCGCGGCGTGAACCGGCTGGCACTCCGGTACGCATCCTCGGGTACCGGCGGCACGGTGACGGTGCGCCTGGACGCCGTCGACGGGCCGGCGATCGGCAGCGCGCGGCTGGAGCCGACCGGCGACTCGTACGCCTTCGAGTCGGTGTCCATCCCGGTGGAGGACCCGGGCAGGAGCCACGAGCTGTTCCTCGTCTTCACCAACGAGCCGGGCGACGACTACCTGGTCAACGTCGACGCCTTCGAGTTCGGGCACACCCTGCTCGACGGGGTGCGCGCGGCGCGGGCGGCGGTGCGGTCGCTGTCGGCCGCGGCGGCCGAGCACGCGGCGGCGCTGACGCCGGAGCAGGCCGCGTACCTGGAGAGCGCGGCCGGGCGGATCGACGGCGAGCTGGCCGCGGCCATGGACACCGCGACCGACGACCCCGACTTCGCCCGCGCTCTGGACCGCGCGCTGATCTTCGTCGACCAGACCCGGCAGTGGGTGCCGGAGCAGGCGCTGCCCGACGCCGTCGCCGCGGCGCTGCTGGCCCCGCTGGAGACCGCGGCGGCCGCGCTGGAGGGCGTCATCGGCACCGTCGACGGCCTCAGCGCGGCGTTGACCGGCGGTGAGGTCACGGCCGGCGAGACGCTCCGGGTGACCGCGACGCTGACCAACGACGGAGCTTCTGCCGTCCGGGCGGCGGCGGTCGAGCTGGCGGTGCCGGACGGCTGGCAGGCCGCGGCCACCGGGCCGACGTCGGCGTCGTCGCTGGCGGCCGGCGCGACGCTGACCGGCTCCTGGGACGTCACGGTGCCGGCGGACGCGACGCCCGGCGAGGTGACGCTGTCCGGGTCGGCGGGGTACGCGCACGTCGGCCGAGAGCGGGTCACGCTGCCGCTGTCGGCGTCCGTGACCGTGCGGCCGGCGGTGTCGGCGGACGGTGTGACGGTGGCGGCGCCGCTGTTCAGCGGCCGGTCGTCGGTGGCCGCGGTGACGGTGACCAACCACCGCTCGGCCGCCGCGGCCTCCGTCACCGCCACCGTCAGTGTGCCGGCCGGCTGGACGGCCGGGTCGGTGACGGCGGCGGTCGAACCCGGCGCCACGGCGACGCTGGAGGTGCCGGTCACCGCGCCGGCCGGCGGCGTCGTCGCGGGCCCGCTCGCCGAGGCGGTGCTCACGGCGACGGTGACGGCGCCCGGCACGGTGGTCGGCGGCGCGCCCACGGCCCGCACGTACGCCGTCCCGCACGGCGACGACCTCGCGCTGGCCCTCGACGGCGGCTCCGACACCAGCCCGGTGCTGGAGTCGTACGCCCGGCTGGCGCCGTCGCACGCGTGGGACGCCGCCCGCGGATACGGCTGGGTGACGGGTGCACCGCTGCAGCGCGACCGCGGCCACCCGGATCCGCTGCGGCGCGACTTCGTGCTGGACAACCGGGGTCCGGGCGTCCTGCGGGTGGCGCTGCCGCCGGGGCCGCACACGGTGTCGCTGCTGACCGGTGACCCGGACTTCTCCACCAGCGGGTTCGTCGTCGAGGCGGACGGGGCGGTGGTGGTGCCCGCGCGGGCGACGCTGCCGACGGGTTCGTACGCCTGGGAGCAGTTCACGCTGGACGGCGGCGCCGAGGGGCGGACGGTGGACC
- a CDS encoding sugar phosphate isomerase/epimerase: MSRRLLDRRAFLRATAATALAAGAATAGVLPAAGATGNRLIPRPAIGMHLYTMRRSLAADFAGTVQSLADIGYATVGVSGRHGHSAAAIRAMLDDAGLAAVLEHVGYNRLTDNLAGACEDVLTLGGHWVVTSSLPGSLYTLDGIRRAAAEFNRAGAVAATYGLKVLHHNHDAEFRTDGGRVLYDVLLEETDPDLVGFELDVYWAARGGYDAGDYFVNHPARFPALHVKDMAPDGGFADVGSGTLDFAAMFEQAHRGGVRQFLVEHDNPADELSTARNSFRHLRDLRF, translated from the coding sequence ATGTCCCGACGCCTGCTCGACCGCCGTGCCTTCCTGCGCGCCACCGCCGCGACCGCCCTCGCCGCAGGAGCGGCGACCGCCGGCGTCCTCCCCGCCGCGGGCGCCACCGGCAACCGGCTCATCCCCCGCCCCGCGATCGGCATGCACCTGTACACGATGCGCCGCTCGCTCGCCGCCGACTTCGCCGGCACCGTCCAGTCGCTCGCCGACATCGGCTACGCGACGGTCGGCGTCAGCGGCCGGCACGGGCACAGCGCCGCCGCGATCCGCGCGATGCTCGACGACGCCGGGCTGGCGGCGGTGCTGGAGCACGTCGGCTACAACCGCCTGACGGACAACCTGGCGGGCGCCTGCGAGGACGTCCTGACGCTCGGCGGCCACTGGGTGGTGACCTCCAGCCTGCCCGGCTCGCTGTACACGCTCGACGGCATCCGCCGGGCCGCCGCGGAGTTCAACCGGGCCGGCGCCGTCGCCGCGACCTACGGCCTGAAGGTCCTGCACCACAACCACGATGCCGAGTTCCGCACCGACGGCGGCCGCGTGCTCTACGACGTGCTGCTGGAGGAGACCGACCCGGACCTCGTCGGCTTCGAGCTGGACGTGTACTGGGCCGCCCGCGGCGGCTACGACGCCGGCGACTACTTCGTGAACCATCCGGCCCGGTTCCCCGCGCTGCACGTCAAGGACATGGCGCCGGACGGCGGGTTCGCCGACGTCGGATCCGGGACGCTGGACTTCGCGGCGATGTTCGAGCAGGCCCACCGCGGCGGCGTCCGCCAGTTCCTCGTCGAGCACGACAACCCGGCCGACGAGCTGAGCACGGCCCGCAACAGCTTCCGCCACCTGCGCGACCTGCGCTTCTGA